Proteins co-encoded in one Medicago truncatula cultivar Jemalong A17 chromosome 8, MtrunA17r5.0-ANR, whole genome shotgun sequence genomic window:
- the LOC11423311 gene encoding transmembrane protein 87B, with the protein MIIIKFQILSFFIYLLFLLLFLPNNVHASIHYYSKQPFTHRSNAFFFHAGAEALFSSSFIRFESISFTRPKHSAIIHGQMQQNTGLIESIILEVKDRNRIGGFYFNPKSDLICCDPFLSKTQNCNLGEVIIHNNPQNPNFPKRLKTFFQGTNQIAHMDPQTVQINATGIYYLYFMFCDPNLEGTTFTGRTVWRNPNGYLPGKMQPFITLYAFMSLAYLLLGLAWFLRFLHFWKEKDVVHVHLHYHITAVIALGMVEMAFWYFEYANFNATGSRPMGITIWAVTFTSVKKTLSRLLLLVVSMGYGVVRPTLFEGFVSRVTVLGGFYFVACEVFELFEHLGNINDFSGKSKLLLVLPVVCLDSCFILWIFSSLSKTLEKLQTRRNLAKLEIYRKFTNTLAVSVLLSIAWIGFELYFNATDPLSELWQIAWIIPTFWCLLSYTLLLVICVLWAPSRNPTRYAYLEGTNDFDEEGISLTSSVAKMTGDVASKLERKERIGSSATDLTFGDDIEEDKRE; encoded by the exons ATGATCATCATCAAATTTCAGATTCTCAGCTTTTTCATCTACctcttgtttcttcttctttttctaccaAACAATGTTCACGCTTCAATCCATTACTACTCCAAACAACCCTTCACTCACCGCTCCAATGCTTTCTTCTTCCATGCCGGCGCTGAAGCTCTATTCTCCTCTTCCTTCATCCGCTTCGAATCCATCTCCTTCACTCGCCCCAAACACTCCGCCATCATCCACGGCCAAATGCAGCAGAACACCGGTCTCATCGAATCCATCATTCTCGAAGTCAAAGACCGTAACCGTATCGGTGGTTTTTATTTCAATCCCAAATCTGATTTAATTTGCTGCGACCCATTTCTCTCTAAAACCCAAAATTGTAATCTTGGCGAAGTTATCATTCATAACAACCCCCAAAATCCTAACTTTCCCAAAAGGctcaaaactttttttcaagGTACTAATCAAATTGCTCATATGGATCCTCAAACTGTTCAAATTAATGCTACTGGgatttattatttgtattttatgttttgtgATCCTAATCTGGAAGGTACCACTTTTACTGGTAGAACTGTTTGGAGAAACCCTAATGGTTATCTTCCTGGAAAAATGCAACCTTTCATCACCCTTTATGCTTTTATGTCTTTGGCTTATCTTTTACTTGGTTTGGCATGGTTTTTGAGATTTCTTCACTTTTGGAAAGAGAAGGATGTTGTTCATGTTCATCTTCATTATCATATTACTGCCGTCATTGCGCTTGGAATGGTTGAGATGGCATTTTGGTATTTTGAGTATGCTAATTTTAATGCTACTGGTAGTAGGCCTATGGGAATTACTATATGGGCTGTTACTTTTACTTCTGTTAAGAAGACGCTTTCCAGGTTGCTTTTGTTGGTTGTGTCTATGGGATATGGTGTTGTTAGGCCAACGCTCTTTGAGGGTTTTGTATCTAGAGTTACGGTTCTTGGGGGGTTCTATTTTgttgcatgtgaagtgtttgaGCTTTTTGAGCATTTGGGAAACATCAATGACTTTTCTGGGAAATCTAAACTGTTGTTGGTGCTACCTGTTGTTTGCCTTGACTCATGCTTCATTCTATGGATCTTCTCTTCCTTGTCTAAAACCTTGGAGAAACTGCAG ACAAGGAGAAACTTGGCTAAACTGGAGATCTACCGAAAATTTACAAATACCCTTGCAGTGTCTGTGCTACTGTCCATTGCATGGATTGGCTTTGAG CTGTACTTCAATGCAACTGATCCTTTAAGCGAGCTGTGGCAAATTGCTTGGATTATTCCCACTTTCTGGTGCCTGCTATCATATACTCTATTGCTGGTGATATGTGTTCTTTGGGCTCCTTCTCGTAACCCTACTAG ATATGCATACCTAGAGGGAACAAATGACTTTGACGAGGAGGGTATCTCTCTAACAAGCAGTGTAGCAAAGATGACTGGAGATGTGGCATCCAAGCTTGAGCGGAAGGAAAGAATAGGTTCTAGTGCCACCGATCTTACATTTGGAGATGATATTGAGGAAGATAAACGAGAATAA